One window of the Ictidomys tridecemlineatus isolate mIctTri1 chromosome 11, mIctTri1.hap1, whole genome shotgun sequence genome contains the following:
- the Icmt gene encoding protein-S-isoprenylcysteine O-methyltransferase isoform X3 has protein sequence MAGCAARAPPGSEARLSLATFLLGASVLALPLLTRAGLQGRTGLALYVAGLNALLLLLYRPPRYQIAIRACFLGFVFGCGVLLSFSQSSWNHFGWYVCSLSLFHYSEYLVTAVNNPKSLSLDSFLLNHSLEYTVAALSSWIEFTLENIFWPELKQITWLSTMGLLMVVFGECLRKAAMFTAGSNFNHVVQNEKSDTHTLVTSGVYAWFRHPSYVGWFYWSIGTQCGDSSVTGQRKKKYH, from the exons ATGGCGGGCTGCGCGGCGCGGGCTCCGCCGGGCTCCGAGGCGCGCCTCAGCCTCgccaccttcctgctgggcgcctcGGTGCTCGCGCTGCCGCTGCTCACGCGCGCCGGCCTGCAGGGCCGCACCGGGCTGGCGCTCTACGTGGCCGGGCTCAAcgcgctgctgctgctgctctacCGGCCGCCGCGCTACCAG ATAGCCATCCGTGCTTGTTTCCTTGGCTTTGTGTTTGGCTGCGGTGTGCTGCTAAGTTTTAGCCAGTCTTCCTGGAATCACTTTGGCTG gtatGTGTGCTCACTGTCATTATTCCACTATTCTGAATACTTAGTGACAGCTGTCAATAATCCCAAAAGCCTGTCATTGGATTCCTTTCTTCTGAATCACAGTCTGGAGTACACAGTGGCTGCTCTTTCTTCTTGGATAGAATTCACACTTGAAAATATCTTTTGGCCAG AACTGAAGCAGATCACCTGGCTCAGCACCATGGGGCTGCTGATGGTGGTCTTTGGAGAGTGCCTGAGGAAGGCTGCCATGTTCACAGCTGGCTCCAACTTCAACCACGTGGTGCAGAATGAAAAGTCAGACACCCACACTCTGGTGACAAGTGGAGTGTATGCATGGTTCCGGCACCCTTCCTACGTGGGGTGGTTTTACTGGAGTATTGGGACTCAG TGTGGCGATTCTTCCGTGACCggacagaggaagaagaaatatcaCTGA
- the Icmt gene encoding protein-S-isoprenylcysteine O-methyltransferase isoform X1 — protein MAGCAARAPPGSEARLSLATFLLGASVLALPLLTRAGLQGRTGLALYVAGLNALLLLLYRPPRYQIAIRACFLGFVFGCGVLLSFSQSSWNHFGWYVCSLSLFHYSEYLVTAVNNPKSLSLDSFLLNHSLEYTVAALSSWIEFTLENIFWPELKQITWLSTMGLLMVVFGECLRKAAMFTAGSNFNHVVQNEKSDTHTLVTSGVYAWFRHPSYVGWFYWSIGTQVMLCNPICGVVYALTVWRFFRDRTEEEEISLIHFFGEEYLEYKKRVPTGLPFIKGVKVEL, from the exons ATGGCGGGCTGCGCGGCGCGGGCTCCGCCGGGCTCCGAGGCGCGCCTCAGCCTCgccaccttcctgctgggcgcctcGGTGCTCGCGCTGCCGCTGCTCACGCGCGCCGGCCTGCAGGGCCGCACCGGGCTGGCGCTCTACGTGGCCGGGCTCAAcgcgctgctgctgctgctctacCGGCCGCCGCGCTACCAG ATAGCCATCCGTGCTTGTTTCCTTGGCTTTGTGTTTGGCTGCGGTGTGCTGCTAAGTTTTAGCCAGTCTTCCTGGAATCACTTTGGCTG gtatGTGTGCTCACTGTCATTATTCCACTATTCTGAATACTTAGTGACAGCTGTCAATAATCCCAAAAGCCTGTCATTGGATTCCTTTCTTCTGAATCACAGTCTGGAGTACACAGTGGCTGCTCTTTCTTCTTGGATAGAATTCACACTTGAAAATATCTTTTGGCCAG AACTGAAGCAGATCACCTGGCTCAGCACCATGGGGCTGCTGATGGTGGTCTTTGGAGAGTGCCTGAGGAAGGCTGCCATGTTCACAGCTGGCTCCAACTTCAACCACGTGGTGCAGAATGAAAAGTCAGACACCCACACTCTGGTGACAAGTGGAGTGTATGCATGGTTCCGGCACCCTTCCTACGTGGGGTGGTTTTACTGGAGTATTGGGACTCAG GTGATGCTGTGTAACCCCATCTGCGGTGTCGTTTATGCCCTGACAGTGTGGCGATTCTTCCGTGACCggacagaggaagaagaaatatcaCTGATTCACTTCTTTGGAGAGGAGTACCTGGAGTATAAAAAGAGGGTGCCCACAGGTCTGCCTTTCATAAAGGGAGTCAAGGTGGAGCTATGA
- the Icmt gene encoding protein-S-isoprenylcysteine O-methyltransferase isoform X2: MAGCAARAPPGSEARLSLATFLLGASVLALPLLTRAGLQGRTGLALYVAGLNALLLLLYRPPRYQIAIRACFLGFVFGCGVLLSFSQSSWNHFGWYVCSLSLFHYSEYLVTAVNNPKSLSLDSFLLNHSLEYTVAALSSWIEFTLENIFWPELKQITWLSTMGLLMVVFGECLRKAAMFTAGSNFNHVVQNEKSDTHTLVTSGVYAWFRHPSYVGWFYWSIGTQSLLSCPGWTQTCNPPSSAS; the protein is encoded by the exons ATGGCGGGCTGCGCGGCGCGGGCTCCGCCGGGCTCCGAGGCGCGCCTCAGCCTCgccaccttcctgctgggcgcctcGGTGCTCGCGCTGCCGCTGCTCACGCGCGCCGGCCTGCAGGGCCGCACCGGGCTGGCGCTCTACGTGGCCGGGCTCAAcgcgctgctgctgctgctctacCGGCCGCCGCGCTACCAG ATAGCCATCCGTGCTTGTTTCCTTGGCTTTGTGTTTGGCTGCGGTGTGCTGCTAAGTTTTAGCCAGTCTTCCTGGAATCACTTTGGCTG gtatGTGTGCTCACTGTCATTATTCCACTATTCTGAATACTTAGTGACAGCTGTCAATAATCCCAAAAGCCTGTCATTGGATTCCTTTCTTCTGAATCACAGTCTGGAGTACACAGTGGCTGCTCTTTCTTCTTGGATAGAATTCACACTTGAAAATATCTTTTGGCCAG AACTGAAGCAGATCACCTGGCTCAGCACCATGGGGCTGCTGATGGTGGTCTTTGGAGAGTGCCTGAGGAAGGCTGCCATGTTCACAGCTGGCTCCAACTTCAACCACGTGGTGCAGAATGAAAAGTCAGACACCCACACTCTGGTGACAAGTGGAGTGTATGCATGGTTCCGGCACCCTTCCTACGTGGGGTGGTTTTACTGGAGTATTGGGACTCAG tccttgctaagttgtccaggctggactcaaacttgcaatcctccttcctcggcctcctga